A genomic region of Chitinimonas arctica contains the following coding sequences:
- the hutU gene encoding urocanate hydratase, translated as MSDPRIDPTRVIRAPRGNELSCKSWLTEAAFRMIQNNLDAEVAEHPTSLVVYGGIGRAARDWACYDQILASLKTLSDDETLLIQSGKPVGVFRTHADAPRVLLANSNLVPAWGNWEHFNELDRKGLMMYGQMTAGSWIYIGSQGIVQGTYETFFAVADQHFGGKPAGRWILTGGLGGMGGAQPLAATMAGFSMLAVECDESRIDFRLKTRYLDRKAASLDEALAMLDTAKAEGRATSVGLLGNAADVFAELVARGITPDVVTDQTSAHDPINGYLPQGWSMARWREAQRQQPDSIVLPAKQSMARQVEAMLTLQSRGAATLDYGNNIRQMAKDMGVANAFDFPGFVPAYVRPLFCKGIGPFRWVALSGDPEDIYKTDAKVKELIPDDAHLHNWLDMARERIAFQGLPARICWVGLGDRHRLGLAFNEMVRNGELKAPVVIGRDHLDSGSVASPNRETEAMKDGSDAVSDWPLLNALLNTAGGATWVSLHHGGGVGMGYSQHAGVVIVCDGSEAADKRIERVLWNDPATGVMRHADAGYEDAQACAREKGLKLPMLG; from the coding sequence ATGAGCGACCCACGCATTGATCCGACCCGCGTTATCCGCGCTCCGCGCGGCAATGAACTCAGTTGCAAGAGCTGGCTCACCGAGGCAGCCTTCCGCATGATCCAGAACAATCTGGATGCCGAAGTGGCGGAGCACCCCACATCGCTGGTGGTGTACGGCGGCATCGGCCGCGCCGCGCGCGACTGGGCTTGCTACGACCAGATCCTGGCCAGTCTGAAGACCCTGTCCGACGACGAAACCCTGCTGATCCAGTCGGGCAAGCCGGTAGGCGTGTTCCGTACCCATGCGGATGCGCCGCGGGTATTGCTGGCCAATTCCAATCTGGTGCCGGCCTGGGGCAATTGGGAGCATTTCAATGAACTCGATCGCAAAGGCCTGATGATGTACGGCCAGATGACGGCCGGCTCGTGGATCTACATCGGCTCGCAAGGCATCGTGCAAGGCACTTACGAGACCTTCTTCGCCGTGGCCGACCAGCATTTCGGCGGCAAGCCCGCCGGGCGCTGGATCTTGACCGGTGGCCTGGGCGGCATGGGCGGTGCCCAGCCGCTGGCCGCGACCATGGCCGGCTTCAGCATGCTGGCGGTGGAGTGCGACGAGAGCCGCATCGATTTCCGCCTCAAGACCCGCTATCTGGACCGCAAGGCTGCCAGCCTGGATGAGGCCTTGGCCATGCTCGACACGGCCAAGGCCGAAGGTCGCGCGACTTCGGTGGGCCTGCTGGGCAATGCCGCCGATGTCTTTGCCGAATTGGTCGCGCGCGGTATCACGCCCGATGTGGTCACCGACCAGACCAGTGCGCACGACCCGATCAACGGCTACCTGCCGCAAGGCTGGAGCATGGCGCGCTGGCGCGAGGCGCAACGGCAGCAACCGGACAGCATCGTCCTGCCGGCCAAGCAAAGCATGGCCCGCCAGGTGGAGGCCATGCTGACGCTGCAATCGCGTGGCGCCGCGACTCTGGATTACGGCAACAATATCCGCCAGATGGCCAAGGATATGGGCGTGGCCAATGCCTTCGACTTCCCCGGTTTTGTGCCGGCCTATGTGCGGCCGCTGTTCTGCAAGGGCATCGGCCCATTCCGCTGGGTTGCCTTGTCGGGTGATCCGGAAGATATCTACAAGACCGATGCCAAGGTCAAGGAGCTGATTCCCGACGATGCGCACCTGCACAACTGGCTGGATATGGCGCGTGAGCGCATCGCCTTCCAGGGCCTGCCGGCGCGGATCTGCTGGGTGGGCTTGGGCGACCGCCACCGCTTGGGGCTGGCGTTCAACGAGATGGTCCGGAACGGCGAGCTGAAGGCGCCGGTGGTGATCGGCCGCGATCATCTCGATTCCGGTTCGGTGGCTTCCCCGAACCGTGAGACGGAAGCCATGAAGGACGGTAGCGATGCGGTATCCGATTGGCCGCTGCTCAATGCCCTGCTGAATACCGCCGGCGGTGCGACCTGGGTGTCGCTGCACCATGGCGGCGGAGTGGGCATGGGTTACAGCCAGCATGCCGGCGTGGTAATCGTCTGCGACGGCAGCGAGGCGGCCGACAAGCGTATCGAGCGGGTGCTATGGAACGATCCGGCTACCGGCGTGATGCGGCATGCCGATGCCGGCTACGAGGATGCGCAAGCCTGTGCACGTGAAAAGGGTCTGAAACTGCCTATGCTGGGATAA
- the ypfJ gene encoding KPN_02809 family neutral zinc metallopeptidase — translation MRLDDVRESSNVEDRRGEGGVGLGGLGIAGVLLAAAVSWFFGLDFNQAMQLVSGGGQVVQSQQVAARPAKPVPVNDQQARFVAKALAVTEDVWGELFQRQGRVYAPPKLVLFRDRVQTACGTASSAVGPFYCAGEQKLFIDLAFLDHLQKQLGAQGDFARAYVIAHEVGHHIQHLTGALEKAHQQMSRLGGTAANRVSVRLELQADCYAGVWGFYAAQRNLLDPGDAETALNAARAVGDDSLQQRAGHEVVPDSFTHGSATQRMQWFQRGMTGGNPGQCNTFSTERP, via the coding sequence ATGCGACTGGACGACGTACGCGAAAGCAGCAATGTCGAGGATAGGCGCGGCGAAGGCGGTGTCGGCCTGGGCGGGCTGGGCATCGCCGGTGTCCTGCTGGCCGCCGCCGTCAGCTGGTTCTTTGGCCTGGATTTCAACCAGGCCATGCAACTGGTGTCCGGCGGCGGCCAAGTGGTGCAGTCGCAGCAAGTCGCGGCGAGGCCGGCCAAGCCGGTTCCGGTCAACGACCAGCAAGCCCGTTTCGTCGCCAAGGCGCTGGCGGTGACCGAGGATGTCTGGGGCGAACTGTTCCAGCGCCAGGGCAGGGTGTATGCACCGCCCAAGTTGGTGCTGTTCCGCGACCGGGTACAGACCGCCTGCGGTACGGCCAGCTCGGCGGTCGGGCCGTTCTACTGCGCCGGCGAGCAGAAACTCTTTATCGATCTGGCTTTCCTCGATCATTTGCAGAAGCAGTTGGGCGCACAGGGTGATTTTGCCCGCGCCTATGTTATCGCCCACGAGGTAGGCCACCATATCCAGCATCTGACCGGAGCGTTGGAAAAGGCCCATCAACAGATGAGCCGGCTGGGCGGCACGGCAGCCAACAGGGTGTCGGTACGTTTGGAACTGCAAGCCGATTGCTACGCCGGCGTGTGGGGTTTCTATGCTGCGCAACGCAATCTGCTTGACCCGGGCGATGCCGAGACAGCCTTGAATGCGGCACGCGCCGTGGGCGACGACAGTCTGCAACAACGGGCCGGCCACGAGGTGGTGCCGGACAGCTTTACCCACGGCAGCGCCACCCAGCGCATGCAGTGGTTCCAGCGCGGCATGACCGGCGGCAATCCCGGCCAGTGCAATACCTTCTCCACTGAAAGGCCTTGA
- the hutC gene encoding histidine utilization repressor, protein MQNPPAYQLIKDYILGEIQAGAWRAGEQVPSENELVKRFGVARMTVNRAVRELAAEGVLTRSQGAGTFVAATKYQSTLVEIRSIAEEIRARGHDHAAELLKLQSVKADAALAAEMAVEAGSTLYHSLILHRENGLPIQLEERWVNPGLAPDYLRQDYSRITPNEYLTGSAPLSRVEYRIEARRPDRSCKARLEMKQDEPCLVLHRRTFSNGVVASVANLYHPAGRYQFSGYF, encoded by the coding sequence ATGCAAAATCCGCCCGCCTACCAGCTCATCAAGGACTATATCCTCGGCGAGATCCAGGCCGGTGCCTGGCGCGCGGGCGAGCAGGTGCCAAGCGAGAACGAACTGGTGAAGCGCTTCGGGGTGGCGCGCATGACGGTCAACCGGGCGGTACGCGAGCTGGCCGCCGAGGGCGTGCTGACCCGTAGCCAGGGTGCGGGGACCTTCGTGGCCGCCACCAAATACCAGAGCACGCTGGTCGAGATCCGCAGCATCGCCGAGGAAATCCGTGCGCGCGGCCATGACCATGCCGCCGAACTGCTCAAGTTGCAGTCGGTCAAGGCCGATGCCGCGCTCGCCGCCGAGATGGCGGTGGAAGCGGGCAGCACGCTATACCACTCGCTGATCCTGCACCGCGAGAACGGCTTGCCCATCCAGCTGGAAGAGCGTTGGGTCAATCCAGGCCTGGCGCCCGACTACCTGCGGCAGGATTACAGCCGAATCACGCCGAACGAGTACCTGACCGGCAGCGCGCCGCTTTCGCGGGTGGAATACCGCATCGAGGCGCGTCGGCCCGACCGGTCCTGCAAGGCGAGGCTGGAAATGAAGCAGGACGAACCTTGCCTGGTGCTGCATAGGCGGACTTTTTCGAATGGGGTGGTCGCCAGCGTGGCCAATCTCTATCACCCGGCCGGACGTTATCAGTTCAGTGGCTATTTTTGA